Proteins encoded together in one Candidatus Eisenbacteria bacterium window:
- a CDS encoding ABC transporter ATP-binding protein has translation MSEKIVVASGITKRFVMAGEVLEVLQGVDLDVLAGEILAIQGASGVGKSTLLHILGTLDRPSGGVIRFAEGNVLDLSDRELASFRNRHIGFVFQFHHLLPEFTALENVMMPGLIAAAPRREARLRAAELLATVGLQDRARHKPQELSGGEQQRVAVARSLFQSPRLVIADEPSGNLDPGTAERLHELVYTLAKERGVAWVIATHNENLARIADRRGRLVGGRMRTEAAGLDSASAARPPEVLTE, from the coding sequence ATGAGTGAGAAGATCGTCGTCGCCTCCGGAATCACCAAGCGCTTCGTGATGGCGGGCGAGGTTCTCGAGGTGCTGCAGGGGGTCGATCTCGATGTGCTGGCCGGCGAGATCCTGGCGATCCAGGGGGCCTCCGGTGTCGGCAAGAGCACTCTTCTCCACATCCTGGGAACCCTGGACAGGCCGAGCGGCGGCGTCATTCGCTTCGCCGAGGGAAACGTCCTCGATCTCTCCGACCGGGAGCTGGCTAGCTTCCGGAACCGGCACATCGGCTTCGTCTTTCAGTTCCACCACCTTCTCCCGGAGTTCACGGCGCTCGAAAACGTCATGATGCCCGGCCTGATCGCCGCCGCTCCTCGCAGGGAAGCCCGGTTGCGGGCCGCAGAGCTCTTGGCCACCGTCGGCCTTCAGGATCGGGCGCGCCACAAGCCTCAGGAGCTCTCCGGAGGAGAGCAGCAGCGGGTCGCGGTCGCGCGCAGTCTCTTCCAGTCCCCGAGGCTGGTCATCGCGGACGAGCCCTCCGGCAACCTCGATCCCGGGACGGCGGAGCGTCTCCATGAGCTGGTGTATACTCTGGCCAAGGAGCGGGGAGTCGCCTGGGTCATCGCGACGCACAACGAGAACCTGGCGAGGATTGCCGATAGAAGGGGTAGGTTGGTGGGGGGGCGCATGAGGACCGAGGCGGCCGGCCTGGATTCGGCCTCGGCCGCTCGTCCACCGGAGGTGTTGACAGAGTGA
- a CDS encoding ABC transporter permease has translation MGFELFVARRHLLPHRGRIFLSFITLITIGAVALGVMALIVILAVMNGFEKEVKDRIVGTNAHVILLAYGEDGIAEFDSLAARLEGVADVVAVAPFVYAKAMMIADGKADGGVIKGIDADREDLVTQVMTYVETFPDAPPLRPAPGATPGIILGVHLADGLGLTVGDKLQLVSPKGTAPTPLGFIPKVRTFVLSGVFRSGMWEYDAGMAFIDLEQAQQFFDLGNRVTALEIRVRDMYKAPEVAEEVLAVAGGFPYRTNDWMALNANLFSWMETEKEVMFIILALIILVAAFNIASSQIMLVKVKRREIGVLKAMGATQGGIRRLFVIEGVAVGAVGMALGTLAGLLLCWLLDRYKFIKLPGDVYFIDTLPVRLEGMDVLAIELAVLLLSALATFLPAWWASRFDPVEAIRHE, from the coding sequence GTGGGATTCGAGCTCTTCGTCGCGCGGCGTCACTTGCTCCCGCATCGGGGAAGGATCTTCCTCTCCTTCATCACCCTGATAACGATCGGCGCGGTCGCGCTCGGTGTGATGGCCTTGATCGTGATCCTCGCCGTGATGAACGGCTTCGAGAAGGAGGTCAAGGACCGGATCGTGGGCACGAATGCGCACGTGATCCTGCTGGCCTACGGCGAGGACGGCATCGCCGAATTCGATTCCCTGGCGGCCCGCCTGGAGGGCGTGGCCGATGTCGTCGCCGTGGCGCCGTTCGTCTACGCCAAGGCGATGATGATCGCGGACGGCAAGGCGGATGGGGGTGTGATCAAGGGGATCGACGCCGACCGCGAGGATCTCGTGACGCAGGTGATGACGTATGTGGAGACGTTTCCGGACGCGCCGCCGCTGAGGCCGGCGCCCGGGGCGACTCCGGGGATCATCCTTGGCGTCCACCTGGCCGACGGCCTCGGTCTCACGGTCGGCGACAAGTTGCAGCTCGTCTCTCCCAAGGGAACCGCCCCCACGCCGCTCGGTTTCATCCCCAAGGTGAGGACCTTCGTCCTCTCCGGGGTCTTCCGCTCAGGCATGTGGGAGTACGACGCGGGGATGGCCTTCATCGATCTCGAGCAGGCGCAGCAGTTCTTCGACCTCGGGAATCGAGTCACGGCCCTGGAGATCAGGGTCCGTGACATGTACAAGGCCCCGGAGGTGGCGGAGGAGGTGCTCGCGGTTGCGGGGGGATTCCCGTACAGGACGAACGACTGGATGGCCCTCAACGCGAACCTCTTCTCGTGGATGGAGACGGAAAAGGAGGTGATGTTCATCATCCTCGCCCTGATCATCCTGGTCGCGGCCTTCAACATCGCTTCCTCCCAGATCATGCTGGTGAAGGTCAAGCGAAGGGAGATCGGTGTGCTCAAGGCGATGGGAGCGACCCAGGGCGGGATCCGCCGCCTCTTCGTCATCGAGGGGGTTGCCGTCGGGGCCGTGGGCATGGCCCTCGGAACCCTCGCGGGGCTTCTCCTCTGCTGGCTCCTCGATCGCTACAAGTTCATCAAGCTTCCCGGGGATGTCTACTTCATCGACACCTTGCCCGTGCGCCTGGAGGGGATGGACGTGCTGGCGATCGAGCTGGCAGTGCTGCTGCTCAGCGCCCTGGCGACCTTCCTCCCCGCCTGGTGGGCGTCGAGGTTCGATCCCGTCGAGGCGATCCGGCATGAGTGA
- a CDS encoding amidophosphoribosyltransferase translates to METSGFHEECGLFGIYGQGDIAEMIYFGLYALQHRGQEGAGMVVHNGRRTRVHRGLGLVSDIFPESVRAHLDGHMGIGHNRYATTGKATKLRNVQPILVDYKAGKLAIAHNGNLVNVVELRRQMEREGSIFQTSTDSEVVLHLIARSRAETLPERVLDAVDQVEGALSCLIMNERMIIGYRDPLGFRPLSLGYLDGAYILASESCAFDILGAQAVRDVTPGEMIVLDGHGVQSRMHRAGEKHAYCVFEQIYFSRPDSTVFGESVNAVRRQLGRILARRHPVEADIVMSIPDSSNSAALGFAAETGLPYELALIRNHYVGRTFIRPGQRSRVDAVRVKFNPVEEIIRGKRLIVVDDSIVRGTTSRQLVRLLFRAGAREVHFRVASPPIINPCHYGIDTPRKVDLIGSRMEIEQIQSFLGATTLGYLSIEDLRAAVSAPHSYCYACFGGVYPTRVPSEADPLVFDVD, encoded by the coding sequence ATGGAGACTTCGGGGTTCCATGAGGAGTGCGGGCTGTTCGGGATCTACGGACAGGGTGACATCGCCGAGATGATCTACTTCGGCCTCTACGCCCTCCAGCACCGGGGCCAGGAGGGGGCGGGCATGGTCGTGCACAACGGACGCAGGACCCGCGTGCACAGAGGGCTCGGACTCGTTTCTGACATCTTCCCGGAGTCTGTGCGCGCGCATCTGGACGGCCACATGGGGATCGGCCACAATCGATACGCGACGACGGGCAAGGCGACCAAGCTTCGCAATGTCCAGCCGATCCTTGTCGACTACAAAGCTGGCAAGCTGGCGATCGCGCACAACGGCAATCTGGTGAATGTCGTCGAGCTGCGCCGCCAGATGGAGCGTGAGGGAAGCATCTTCCAGACGAGCACCGATTCGGAGGTCGTCCTGCATCTGATCGCGCGCTCCAGGGCGGAGACGCTGCCCGAGCGAGTTCTCGACGCAGTGGATCAGGTGGAAGGAGCCCTCAGCTGCCTCATCATGAACGAGCGGATGATCATCGGCTACCGCGATCCCCTCGGGTTCCGTCCCCTCTCGCTCGGCTACCTCGACGGCGCCTACATCCTCGCCTCCGAGAGCTGCGCATTCGACATCCTCGGCGCCCAGGCGGTCCGGGACGTGACGCCCGGCGAGATGATCGTCCTCGACGGACACGGGGTCCAGAGCCGGATGCACAGGGCGGGAGAGAAGCACGCCTACTGCGTCTTCGAGCAGATCTACTTCTCGAGGCCCGACTCGACCGTCTTCGGGGAAAGCGTCAATGCCGTCCGGCGCCAGCTCGGGCGCATTCTCGCGCGGCGGCATCCCGTCGAGGCCGACATCGTGATGTCGATCCCGGACTCCTCTAACAGCGCCGCCCTCGGTTTCGCCGCGGAGACGGGCCTGCCCTACGAGCTTGCCCTGATCCGCAACCACTATGTGGGTCGGACTTTCATCCGTCCCGGGCAGAGATCGCGCGTCGATGCCGTCCGGGTGAAGTTCAACCCGGTGGAGGAGATCATCCGGGGAAAGCGGCTCATCGTGGTCGACGACTCGATCGTCCGCGGGACGACGAGTCGGCAGCTCGTGCGCCTGCTCTTCCGGGCCGGGGCGCGGGAAGTCCACTTCAGGGTCGCCAGCCCTCCGATCATCAATCCCTGCCACTACGGGATCGACACGCCGCGCAAGGTCGACCTGATCGGCAGCCGGATGGAGATCGAGCAGATCCAGAGCTTCCTCGGCGCGACGACGCTCGGCTACCTATCGATCGAGGACCTGCGCGCCGCCGTCTCCGCGCCCCACTCCTACTGCTACGCCTGCTTCGGGGGAGTCTATCCGACGCGCGTGCCCTCCGAGGCGGATCCCCTCGTGTTCGACGTGGACTGA
- the purQ gene encoding phosphoribosylformylglycinamidine synthase I, giving the protein MDRGNVDLRRAVAVLQLPGSNCERETLRAVVLAGGRGEIVRWNEPASRLGAFGAYVIPGGFSFQDRIRAGAVAARLPVLDCVAARAREGAPVLGICNGAQILVEAGLVPGIEPGRLEVVLAPNRMPGRDGYYTRWSLLGPAEASERCLFTRGMGDATLAVPMAHGEGRFTTRDAGIARVIGRYVALTYRTPEGSRAKEFPWNPNGSMAEAAGLTNARGNVLALMPHPERAVLRAQIPPWIDPEAMSDPESPGPGMRLFRALVAALGA; this is encoded by the coding sequence ATGGATCGAGGGAATGTAGATCTCAGGAGGGCGGTCGCGGTCCTGCAGTTGCCGGGAAGCAACTGCGAGAGGGAAACGCTGCGCGCCGTGGTGTTGGCCGGCGGCCGGGGGGAGATCGTACGCTGGAACGAGCCCGCATCGCGTCTGGGCGCGTTCGGCGCCTATGTCATTCCCGGAGGGTTCTCGTTCCAGGACAGGATACGGGCCGGCGCCGTGGCCGCCCGGCTGCCCGTTCTCGACTGCGTGGCGGCGCGGGCCCGCGAGGGGGCCCCGGTCCTAGGAATCTGCAACGGGGCGCAGATTCTCGTCGAAGCGGGTCTGGTCCCGGGCATCGAACCGGGGCGCTTGGAAGTCGTCCTCGCCCCCAACCGGATGCCGGGGAGGGATGGCTACTACACGCGCTGGAGTCTTCTGGGGCCGGCGGAGGCCAGCGAGCGATGCCTCTTCACGCGCGGCATGGGCGATGCCACGCTTGCCGTGCCGATGGCGCACGGGGAGGGGCGCTTCACGACTCGCGACGCCGGGATCGCTCGCGTGATCGGCCGGTATGTGGCGTTGACCTACAGGACGCCCGAGGGATCTCGAGCGAAGGAGTTCCCCTGGAATCCGAACGGGAGCATGGCTGAAGCGGCCGGGCTGACCAACGCGCGCGGGAATGTCCTGGCCTTGATGCCCCATCCGGAGCGCGCGGTCCTGCGCGCGCAGATCCCCCCCTGGATCGATCCTGAAGCGATGTCCGACCCTGAATCGCCCGGGCCCGGGATGAGGCTCTTTCGAGCCCTCGTGGCCGCGCTGGGAGCCTGA